The following are from one region of the Novosphingobium humi genome:
- a CDS encoding PilZ domain-containing protein, translated as MSHDVFRPEMTALSAPEVGQASGAELRGAPRFTLLVRSAKLIIDGREYLCVLRDASATGCKVRLFHPLPSYSSLALETSSGERFPMELMWNRDDHAGFRFFDMINVQRLLDDKCGLYAKRQIRLKTDAEAIVFANGQQIRAMMRDISQQGACIECPERLMLRQPVRIETVGFPPIHAKVVWRQQPRHGLVFDRGFLMEELAQNIAKMHEAHGSTPPGRFRAAC; from the coding sequence GTGAGTCACGACGTCTTCCGTCCCGAAATGACCGCGCTTTCCGCGCCTGAGGTCGGGCAGGCGTCGGGCGCGGAATTGCGTGGTGCGCCGCGTTTCACGCTGCTGGTGCGTTCGGCCAAGCTGATCATTGATGGGCGCGAATATCTTTGCGTGCTGCGCGATGCCTCGGCCACCGGTTGCAAAGTGCGCCTGTTTCATCCGCTGCCTTCATACAGTTCGCTGGCGCTGGAAACATCGAGCGGCGAGCGCTTTCCCATGGAATTGATGTGGAACCGCGACGATCACGCCGGTTTCCGGTTCTTCGACATGATCAATGTCCAGCGCCTGCTGGATGACAAATGCGGCCTCTATGCCAAGCGGCAGATCCGGCTGAAAACCGATGCCGAAGCAATCGTCTTTGCCAATGGCCAGCAGATCCGCGCGATGATGCGCGACATTTCCCAGCAAGGCGCCTGTATCGAATGCCCTGAGCGCTTGATGCTGCGCCAACCGGTGCGGATCGAGACTGTCGGCTTCCCTCCCATCCACGCCAAGGTGGTCTGGCGTCAGCAGCCGCGCCATGGGCTGGTGTTCGACCGCGGCTTTCTGATGGAAGAACTGGCGCAGAATATCGCCAAGATGCATGAGGCGCATGGATCGACGCCTCCGGGCCGTTTCCGCGCCGCCTGCTGA
- the secA gene encoding preprotein translocase subunit SecA, whose amino-acid sequence MFSKLAKSIFGSSNDRYVKSLDKMVRQIGAYEPQLAEMSDEELRGMTAKFREEIAGGRSLDDILPEAFAVVREASKRCMGMRHFDVQMIGGIVLHRGEIAEMRTGEGKTLVATLAVYLNALEGKGVHVVTVNDYLARRDAETMGVLYNFLGLSVGVIVPNLNEYERREAYNCDITYATNNELGFDYLRDNMKHDRDQMVHRPFNYAIVDEVDSILIDEARTPLIISGPTDDKSDLYVSVDAVVRQLIADESTYEADEKSKNVTLTEDGVEKAERLLESAGLLEGSNLYAIENTQVVHHLDQAMKANVMFKRDIDYIVKDGKVVIIDEFTGRMMDGRRWSNGLHQAVEAKEGVKIEPENQTMASITFQNYFRMYPKLCGMTGTAATEAAEFFDIYKMNVVTIPTNVPVQRIDEEDEFYKNTLDKFAAIAKLIREKNEIGQPVLVGTVSIEKSELLSEFLTKEGVKHNVLNARFHEMEAHIVAQAGRLGAVTIATNMAGRGTDIKLGGNLEFRIEDELRDMPEGPERDAIIAGFKAEIDAEKEKVLAAGGLCVIGTERHESRRIDNQLRGRSGRQGDPGLSKFYLCLEDDLLRIFGPDTMFSKLMNSNLADGEAIGSRWLSKAIETAQKKVEARNYDVRKQVVEYDDVMNDQRKVIYEQRADIMDAQAMDEVVHDMRHDTVNALVGTACPPGSYPEVWDIEGLTNAARFTLGIEAPIADWVHAEDGIEPETIEERLAEMADAHMADKIARNDPEIWRQVEKSVLLERLDHHWKEHLATLDALRQVVFLRAYAQKTPINEYKQEAFGLFERMIEQIREDVTRILSTAELQFSQPEPAALPELPDFLTTHIDPFTGQNDAVPAAQSGFDPSGFDPSRIDPAYSRNAPCPCGSGQKYKHCHGAVV is encoded by the coding sequence ATGTTTTCCAAGCTTGCCAAGTCGATCTTCGGCTCGTCGAACGATCGTTACGTCAAATCGCTCGACAAGATGGTGCGCCAGATCGGCGCCTATGAACCGCAACTGGCCGAAATGAGCGATGAGGAATTGCGCGGCATGACCGCCAAGTTCCGCGAGGAAATCGCGGGCGGGCGCAGTCTTGACGATATCCTGCCCGAAGCCTTTGCCGTGGTGCGCGAGGCCTCGAAGCGCTGCATGGGGATGCGCCATTTCGATGTGCAGATGATCGGCGGCATCGTGCTGCACCGGGGCGAAATCGCCGAAATGCGTACCGGCGAGGGCAAGACGCTGGTGGCGACGCTGGCGGTTTATCTGAACGCGCTGGAAGGCAAGGGCGTGCATGTCGTTACGGTCAACGACTATCTGGCCCGCCGCGACGCGGAAACCATGGGCGTGCTGTATAATTTCCTCGGCCTGAGCGTGGGCGTGATCGTGCCCAACCTCAACGAATATGAGCGGCGCGAGGCGTATAATTGCGACATTACCTATGCCACCAACAATGAGCTGGGTTTTGACTATCTGCGCGACAATATGAAGCATGATCGCGATCAGATGGTCCACCGCCCGTTCAATTACGCGATTGTTGACGAAGTGGACTCGATCCTGATCGACGAGGCGCGCACGCCCTTGATCATTTCCGGCCCCACCGATGACAAGAGCGACCTCTACGTCTCGGTCGATGCGGTGGTGCGCCAGTTGATTGCCGACGAATCGACCTATGAGGCCGATGAAAAGTCGAAGAATGTCACGCTGACCGAGGATGGCGTGGAAAAGGCCGAGCGCCTGCTCGAAAGCGCGGGGCTGCTGGAAGGCAGCAACCTTTATGCCATTGAAAACACACAGGTCGTTCATCACCTCGATCAGGCGATGAAGGCCAATGTCATGTTCAAGCGCGACATTGATTACATCGTCAAGGACGGCAAGGTCGTTATCATCGACGAGTTCACCGGGCGCATGATGGACGGCCGCCGCTGGTCGAACGGGTTGCATCAGGCGGTCGAGGCCAAGGAAGGCGTCAAGATCGAGCCGGAAAACCAGACGATGGCCTCGATCACCTTCCAGAACTATTTCCGCATGTATCCCAAGCTTTGCGGCATGACCGGCACGGCGGCGACCGAAGCTGCCGAATTCTTCGACATCTACAAGATGAACGTGGTGACCATCCCCACCAACGTTCCGGTGCAGCGCATCGACGAAGAGGACGAGTTCTACAAGAACACGCTCGACAAGTTTGCCGCGATTGCCAAGCTGATCCGCGAAAAGAACGAGATCGGGCAGCCGGTGCTGGTGGGTACGGTCTCGATTGAAAAGTCCGAACTGCTCAGCGAATTCCTGACCAAGGAAGGTGTGAAGCACAATGTGCTCAACGCCCGTTTCCACGAGATGGAGGCCCATATCGTGGCGCAGGCGGGCCGTCTGGGCGCCGTGACCATCGCCACCAACATGGCCGGGCGCGGGACCGACATCAAGCTGGGCGGCAATCTGGAATTCCGCATCGAGGATGAATTGCGCGACATGCCCGAAGGGCCGGAGCGCGACGCCATCATCGCCGGTTTCAAAGCCGAGATCGACGCCGAGAAGGAAAAGGTGCTGGCGGCCGGCGGGCTTTGCGTGATCGGCACCGAGCGCCACGAAAGCCGCCGCATCGACAACCAGCTTCGCGGCCGTTCGGGCCGTCAGGGCGACCCCGGCCTGTCGAAATTCTACCTCTGCCTTGAGGACGATCTGCTGCGCATCTTTGGCCCGGACACGATGTTCTCCAAGCTGATGAACAGCAATCTGGCCGATGGCGAGGCGATCGGTTCGCGCTGGCTGTCCAAGGCCATCGAGACGGCGCAGAAAAAGGTGGAAGCGCGCAATTATGACGTGCGCAAGCAGGTCGTCGAATATGATGACGTGATGAATGACCAGCGCAAGGTCATCTATGAACAGCGCGCCGACATCATGGACGCGCAGGCCATGGACGAAGTGGTTCACGACATGCGCCACGATACGGTCAACGCGCTGGTCGGCACGGCCTGCCCTCCGGGGTCTTACCCGGAAGTGTGGGATATCGAGGGCCTGACCAATGCCGCGCGCTTTACGCTGGGCATCGAGGCGCCGATTGCCGACTGGGTCCATGCCGAGGACGGGATCGAGCCGGAGACCATCGAGGAACGTCTGGCCGAAATGGCCGACGCGCATATGGCCGACAAGATCGCCCGCAACGATCCGGAAATCTGGCGTCAGGTGGAAAAGAGCGTGCTGCTCGAACGGCTGGACCACCATTGGAAGGAGCATCTGGCCACGCTCGATGCGCTGCGTCAGGTGGTGTTCCTGCGCGCCTATGCGCAAAAAACGCCGATCAATGAATATAAGCAGGAGGCTTTCGGCCTGTTCGAGCGGATGATCGAGCAGATCCGTGAGGATGTGACGCGCATCCTGTCGACCGCCGAGTTGCAGTTCTCGCAACCCGAACCGGCCGCGCTGCCCGAACTGCCCGATTTCCTGACCACGCATATCGATCCTTTCACCGGGCAGAATGATGCGGTTCCTGCCGCCCAGTCCGGTTTCGATCCTTCCGGTTTCGATCCGTCGCGGATTGATCCGGCCTATTCGCGCAATGCGCCTTGCCCTTGCGGGTCGGGTCAGAAATACAAGCATTGTCATGGGGCTGTGGTCTGA
- a CDS encoding energy transducer TonB has protein sequence MAAPSVVSVPPAPLMPPPQSAVETLPRGPRPKDGTAGWIRPGDYPALAVKNGESGVVGFTLTIDAKGAVNNCVVVSTSGSAALDRATCDLISARAQFQPALDGAGKPVAGSYTNRTRWILPPPATLPQPGELIFHYVVETDGRQTECHVEKATGAMEARFKQIGEGCPAVRFREPFKDAQGNPVRRHVTLRQSLVVEP, from the coding sequence GTGGCCGCGCCATCCGTGGTGAGCGTGCCGCCCGCGCCCTTGATGCCGCCCCCGCAGAGCGCGGTGGAAACCCTGCCGCGCGGGCCGCGACCCAAGGACGGGACGGCGGGATGGATCCGCCCCGGCGACTATCCGGCCCTTGCGGTGAAAAACGGCGAATCGGGGGTTGTCGGCTTCACGCTGACCATCGATGCCAAGGGGGCGGTCAACAATTGCGTGGTGGTGTCCACCAGCGGATCGGCGGCGCTGGACCGCGCGACCTGCGATCTGATCAGTGCGCGGGCTCAGTTCCAACCAGCGCTGGACGGCGCGGGCAAGCCGGTGGCGGGCAGCTATACCAACCGCACGCGCTGGATTCTGCCTCCGCCCGCGACCCTGCCCCAGCCGGGAGAACTGATCTTTCACTATGTGGTCGAAACCGATGGTCGCCAGACCGAATGCCACGTCGAAAAGGCAACGGGCGCGATGGAGGCCAGGTTCAAGCAGATCGGAGAGGGCTGTCCGGCGGTCCGCTTTCGCGAACCCTTCAAGGATGCGCAGGGCAATCCGGTGCGCCGCCATGTGACCTTGCGGCAATCGCTGGTGGTGGAACCATAA
- a CDS encoding acyltransferase family protein, which translates to MSQTTRTAAPVGRLPLLDALRGVAALGVVLHHEAPLYGAPGLFPRAYLAVDFFFMLSGFVLTLAFEPKLRGGLKASDFMLRRAARLWPVLAVGVLIGAGWRLSVGATGHLWLLTLCGLLLVPLRRGPGGLFPINGPQWSLAYELLANAVHALVLARLGNRLLLVFVLACAAVLAWGAYVWGSVGLGDTGRNWWGGFARVGFGYGLGVWLGRQFAAGRVPVAPLGAWAGGLLLPLALFSLPWWPLSVVPGDLLGVFVIFPPALWCAAHVSLRGPGLRIADALGRLSYPAYAIHGPVLIWGASLARAHGAQAAMIRPLTLVAVLVLAVLLAISPLAHGIPAHRFTRRRKG; encoded by the coding sequence ATGTCCCAAACCACACGCACCGCCGCCCCGGTCGGCCGCCTACCCCTGCTTGATGCCCTTCGCGGGGTGGCCGCGCTGGGGGTGGTGCTGCATCATGAAGCCCCGCTGTACGGCGCGCCGGGCCTGTTTCCGCGCGCCTATCTGGCGGTGGATTTCTTCTTCATGCTTTCGGGCTTCGTGCTGACGCTGGCCTTTGAGCCGAAATTGCGCGGCGGATTGAAGGCGTCCGATTTCATGCTCCGGCGCGCGGCGCGGTTGTGGCCGGTGCTGGCGGTGGGCGTGCTGATCGGGGCGGGATGGCGGCTGTCGGTCGGAGCCACCGGGCATCTGTGGCTGCTCACGCTCTGCGGCCTGCTGCTGGTGCCGCTGCGGCGGGGGCCGGGCGGCTTGTTTCCGATCAACGGTCCGCAATGGTCGCTGGCCTATGAACTGCTGGCCAATGCGGTGCATGCGCTGGTGCTGGCGCGGCTCGGCAATCGGCTGCTGCTGGTTTTCGTGCTGGCCTGCGCGGCGGTGCTGGCGTGGGGCGCCTATGTGTGGGGCTCGGTGGGGCTGGGCGATACGGGGCGCAACTGGTGGGGAGGTTTTGCGCGGGTGGGCTTCGGCTATGGGCTGGGCGTGTGGCTGGGGCGGCAATTTGCCGCGGGGCGCGTGCCGGTCGCGCCTTTGGGGGCCTGGGCGGGCGGCCTGCTGCTGCCGCTCGCGCTGTTCAGCCTGCCCTGGTGGCCGCTGAGCGTGGTGCCGGGCGATCTGCTGGGGGTGTTTGTGATCTTTCCTCCGGCCTTGTGGTGCGCGGCCCATGTGTCGCTGCGTGGGCCGGGGTTGAGGATTGCCGATGCTCTGGGGCGGCTGTCCTATCCGGCCTATGCCATCCATGGGCCGGTGCTGATCTGGGGGGCATCGCTGGCGCGGGCCCATGGGGCGCAGGCCGCGATGATCCGCCCGCTGACGCTGGTCGCCGTGCTGGTGCTGGCGGTCTTGCTGGCGATCAGCCCGCTGGCCCATGGGATTCCTGCCCATCGGTTTACAAGGCGCCGGAAAGGTTGA
- the argJ gene encoding bifunctional glutamate N-acetyltransferase/amino-acid acetyltransferase ArgJ, with amino-acid sequence MSHAISPLATPFPALPAIAGATPRVARARYKEWDRCDLTYVELDENTAVAGVFTRNICCSSEVELGRANVKQGRARALIVNAGNSNAFTGYRGREAVEQIMDQVAAHLGCAREQVFVSSTGVIGVPLPKDKAKEGVNNALTTAPCSWEDAANTIGTTDTFAKGATATAIIGGKTVTFSAIIKGSGMIAPDMATMLGYIFTDAAINPVFLQELLTKAANETFNCITVDSDTSTSDTVLAFATGKAGNTIINCEGCEGADAFAAALTDVCRQLAHLVVKDGEGAQKFIAVSVTGAVSDESARRIGMAIANSPLVKTAIAGEDANWGRIVMAVGKAGEPADRDRLSIGFGGVWQAKDGQPLPDYDEAPVAAHLKGQEISIEVDIGLGEGRATVWTCDLTHGYISINADYRS; translated from the coding sequence ATGTCACACGCCATCTCTCCGCTTGCCACGCCCTTCCCTGCCCTGCCCGCGATTGCCGGGGCCACGCCGCGCGTGGCCCGCGCGCGATACAAGGAATGGGACCGCTGCGACCTGACCTATGTCGAGCTGGACGAAAACACCGCCGTGGCGGGCGTTTTCACACGCAACATCTGCTGTTCGTCCGAGGTGGAACTGGGCCGCGCCAATGTGAAGCAGGGCCGCGCGCGGGCGCTGATCGTCAATGCGGGCAATTCCAATGCCTTCACCGGCTATCGCGGGCGCGAGGCGGTCGAACAGATCATGGATCAGGTCGCGGCCCATCTGGGCTGCGCGCGCGAACAGGTGTTTGTGTCCTCGACCGGCGTGATCGGCGTCCCCCTGCCCAAGGACAAGGCCAAGGAAGGCGTCAACAATGCCCTGACCACCGCGCCCTGTTCGTGGGAGGATGCCGCCAACACGATCGGCACCACCGACACTTTTGCCAAGGGCGCGACCGCCACGGCCATCATCGGCGGCAAGACCGTGACGTTTTCCGCCATCATCAAGGGGTCGGGCATGATCGCCCCGGATATGGCCACGATGCTGGGCTATATTTTCACCGATGCGGCGATCAATCCTGTGTTCCTTCAAGAACTGCTGACCAAGGCCGCCAACGAGACCTTCAACTGCATCACGGTGGACAGCGACACCTCGACCAGCGACACGGTGCTGGCCTTTGCCACCGGCAAGGCGGGCAACACGATCATCAATTGCGAAGGCTGCGAGGGCGCCGACGCCTTTGCCGCAGCGCTGACCGATGTGTGCCGTCAACTGGCCCATCTGGTGGTCAAGGATGGCGAGGGCGCGCAGAAATTCATCGCCGTTTCCGTCACCGGGGCGGTTTCGGATGAGAGCGCGCGGCGGATCGGCATGGCGATTGCCAATTCGCCGCTGGTCAAAACCGCCATCGCGGGCGAGGACGCCAATTGGGGCCGCATCGTCATGGCCGTGGGCAAGGCGGGCGAGCCTGCCGACCGCGACCGCCTCTCCATCGGCTTTGGCGGCGTGTGGCAGGCCAAGGACGGCCAGCCCCTGCCCGATTATGATGAGGCCCCGGTGGCCGCCCATCTGAAAGGTCAGGAGATCAGCATCGAGGTTGATATCGGCCTTGGCGAAGGGCGCGCCACGGTTTGGACCTGCGACCTGACGCATGGCTATATCTCGATCAACGCCGATTACCGGAGCTGA
- a CDS encoding glutathione S-transferase family protein has product MLTIWGRLNSHNVKKVVWAAVETGQEWVRHDIGGSFGYSPEYLAMNPNRLVPTLVEDDFSLWESNAILRYLADAHAPHLWPQGLRARALADKWMDWQFTFADAQRDGFLQMVRVAEADRDAAKIERTIAETNKLMRIMDNALAGQEFLTGADFGIADIPMGAYAYTWFKLGFAREDVPHIRRWFDAVSARPGFQYVAIPLT; this is encoded by the coding sequence ATGCTGACAATCTGGGGTCGATTGAACTCGCATAATGTCAAAAAGGTCGTCTGGGCGGCGGTGGAAACCGGGCAGGAATGGGTGCGCCATGATATCGGCGGCTCGTTTGGCTACAGCCCCGAATATCTGGCCATGAACCCCAACCGGCTGGTGCCTACGCTGGTCGAGGACGATTTCTCGCTGTGGGAATCGAACGCCATCCTGCGCTATCTGGCCGATGCCCATGCGCCGCATCTCTGGCCGCAGGGCCTGCGCGCGCGGGCTTTGGCGGACAAGTGGATGGACTGGCAATTCACCTTTGCCGATGCGCAGCGTGACGGTTTCCTGCAGATGGTGCGCGTGGCCGAGGCCGACCGCGATGCCGCCAAGATCGAGCGCACCATTGCCGAGACCAACAAGCTGATGCGGATCATGGATAATGCGCTGGCGGGTCAGGAATTCCTGACCGGAGCGGATTTCGGCATCGCCGACATTCCGATGGGCGCCTATGCCTACACATGGTTCAAGCTGGGCTTTGCGCGCGAGGATGTTCCCCATATCCGTCGCTGGTTTGACGCGGTCAGCGCCCGCCCCGGCTTCCAATATGTCGCCATCCCCCTCACCTGA
- a CDS encoding inositol monophosphatase family protein: MTDTLSEAVHDVMADAAARAIRPRYQHLAAADIIEKAADDLVTVADRESEAILAEGLARILPEAAIVGEEAAFADPSIMGRLGSDLCWIIDPLDGTNNFAHGRAPFGILVALAQGGETIGGWIYDVLSGRFCHARIGEGAYLNGERLTARPTGQNPAIAAISVIFADPARRAALMDHIAPHYQLVDIPRCAAEQYPRLATGVNDVSLFERTLAWDHAAGVLFLNEAGGKAARFDGTPYRVDEDRRGLIGASSPALWDELAERMAAI; the protein is encoded by the coding sequence ATGACCGATACTTTGAGCGAAGCCGTCCATGATGTGATGGCCGATGCGGCGGCCCGCGCCATCCGTCCGCGTTATCAGCATCTGGCCGCCGCCGACATCATCGAGAAAGCCGCCGACGATCTGGTGACGGTTGCCGACAGGGAGAGCGAGGCGATTCTGGCCGAGGGTCTGGCCCGCATCCTGCCCGAGGCGGCGATTGTGGGCGAGGAGGCGGCCTTTGCCGATCCCTCGATCATGGGGCGTCTGGGCAGCGACCTGTGCTGGATCATCGACCCGCTGGACGGCACCAACAATTTCGCCCATGGCCGCGCGCCTTTCGGCATCCTTGTCGCGCTGGCGCAGGGGGGCGAGACGATTGGCGGCTGGATCTATGATGTGCTTTCGGGCCGGTTCTGCCATGCGCGGATCGGCGAAGGGGCCTATCTCAACGGCGAGCGCCTGACGGCCCGCCCCACCGGGCAAAACCCGGCGATTGCGGCGATCTCGGTCATCTTTGCCGATCCTGCGCGCCGCGCCGCGCTGATGGATCACATTGCGCCCCATTACCAACTGGTCGACATCCCTCGCTGCGCCGCCGAGCAATATCCGCGTCTGGCCACGGGCGTGAATGATGTGTCGCTGTTTGAACGCACGCTGGCGTGGGATCATGCCGCGGGCGTATTGTTCCTGAACGAGGCGGGCGGCAAGGCGGCGCGTTTTGACGGCACGCCCTATCGCGTGGACGAGGACCGGCGGGGCCTGATCGGCGCCTCCTCGCCGGCGCTGTGGGACGAACTGGCGGAACGGATGGCGGCGATTTGA
- a CDS encoding DUF1294 domain-containing protein: MISGYIPLALLLVNARTIHLFWQDKRYAREGRRRIPESSLLMMAAIGGTPGALIARQWFRHKTRKQPFSTHLWLIAAIQAGLLIGCFVPY, from the coding sequence TTGATCTCCGGCTACATCCCCCTCGCGCTGCTGCTGGTCAATGCGCGCACAATCCATCTGTTCTGGCAGGACAAGCGCTATGCCCGCGAGGGCCGCCGCCGCATCCCGGAATCCAGCCTGCTGATGATGGCGGCCATCGGCGGGACGCCGGGGGCGTTGATCGCCCGGCAGTGGTTTCGCCATAAAACCCGCAAACAACCGTTTTCAACCCATCTGTGGTTGATCGCGGCGATACAGGCGGGACTGTTGATCGGGTGCTTTGTGCCTTACTGA
- the trxA gene encoding thioredoxin, with protein MATIKVTDASFSTDVLASDKPVVVDFWADWCGPCKMIGPALEELSEELGEEVTIAKVDIMENTETASQFGVQSIPLLLVFKDGKPVAQKLGAAPKSQLKAWIQGAL; from the coding sequence ATGGCCACGATCAAGGTTACCGACGCAAGCTTTTCCACCGACGTGCTGGCTTCTGACAAGCCGGTCGTGGTCGATTTCTGGGCCGACTGGTGCGGGCCTTGCAAGATGATCGGCCCGGCTCTGGAGGAATTGAGCGAGGAATTGGGCGAGGAAGTGACCATCGCCAAGGTGGACATCATGGAAAACACCGAAACCGCCAGCCAGTTCGGCGTCCAGTCGATCCCGCTGCTGCTGGTGTTCAAGGATGGCAAGCCGGTGGCGCAAAAGCTGGGCGCGGCGCCCAAGAGCCAGCTCAAGGCATGGATTCAGGGCGCGCTCTGA